In Exiguobacterium sibiricum 7-3, a genomic segment contains:
- a CDS encoding NAD(P)H-dependent oxidoreductase yields the protein MTKLLYVTVNPKSTEHSFSLQAGEAFLESYKAANPNAEVQVLDLYKEDVQEIDTDVLSAWGKFATGEELSEVEIAKVGTMTKHLEQYMEADEYVFVTPMWNFSFPARLKMYIDSVLLAGKTFAYTAEGPKGLMEGKKALHIQATGGVYTGSGLNFGDDYLRQALAFTGVTDYNSLFIEGMAMNPEKAEEIKQAAIAEAKELGRSFSTVNA from the coding sequence ATGACTAAATTACTTTATGTAACTGTAAACCCGAAATCAACAGAACATTCATTCAGCCTTCAAGCTGGTGAAGCTTTCCTCGAAAGCTACAAAGCAGCTAACCCGAACGCTGAAGTTCAAGTCCTTGATCTATATAAAGAAGATGTCCAAGAAATCGATACAGACGTACTCAGCGCATGGGGCAAATTCGCAACAGGCGAAGAGCTTTCAGAAGTTGAAATCGCTAAAGTCGGTACAATGACGAAACACCTGGAGCAGTATATGGAAGCGGACGAATATGTATTCGTGACGCCAATGTGGAACTTCTCATTCCCAGCACGTCTTAAAATGTACATCGACAGCGTTCTTCTTGCAGGCAAAACATTTGCTTACACGGCAGAAGGTCCTAAAGGATTGATGGAAGGCAAAAAAGCGCTCCACATTCAAGCAACAGGCGGCGTATACACTGGTTCTGGCCTCAACTTCGGAGATGACTACCTCCGTCAAGCACTCGCTTTCACTGGCGTAACGGACTACAACTCATTGTTCATCGAAGGTATGGCAATGAATCCAGAAAAAGCAGAAGAAATCAAACAAGCAGCAATCGCAGAAGCAAAAGAACTTGGTCGTTCATTCTCAACAGTCAACGCATAA
- a CDS encoding WecB/TagA/CpsF family glycosyltransferase, producing MIQTTQLFGLPFVDATPSSWYTHIKTILHNNEKAFLVTANPELVLRSLREPAYKHILQQATFITPDGIGVTAASKRMGQPLTATLPGIETARELLRTADALKKRVFLLGGRPEVMKSLIQQLSIRFPDIQFVGTFHGFGKEAEAAKAIQSVEADLILVALGAPKQEEWIASVYDQVDHGLFIGVGGAFDVWSGHSKRAPKLFRKLKLEWLYRISSHPRGLEKLKDLFLFASLVLRKKTHL from the coding sequence ATGATTCAAACAACACAGTTATTTGGTTTGCCTTTTGTCGACGCAACACCGTCGAGTTGGTATACCCATATTAAAACGATTTTACACAATAACGAAAAAGCCTTTCTTGTTACAGCTAATCCCGAACTGGTCTTACGTTCTTTGCGCGAACCCGCTTATAAGCATATCTTACAACAAGCAACGTTCATCACACCTGACGGAATCGGTGTGACGGCAGCCAGCAAACGAATGGGACAACCGCTCACTGCGACGTTGCCCGGAATCGAGACGGCACGGGAGTTGCTTCGAACAGCCGATGCTTTGAAAAAACGGGTCTTCCTGCTTGGCGGACGCCCGGAAGTCATGAAGTCGCTGATCCAGCAATTGTCGATTCGTTTTCCTGATATCCAGTTCGTCGGAACCTTTCACGGATTCGGCAAAGAAGCAGAAGCCGCAAAAGCGATTCAATCGGTCGAAGCTGATTTGATTTTGGTGGCCCTCGGCGCGCCGAAACAGGAAGAATGGATCGCATCCGTTTACGACCAGGTGGATCACGGTCTTTTCATCGGTGTCGGAGGTGCATTTGATGTCTGGTCGGGTCACAGTAAACGTGCTCCGAAGCTGTTCCGGAAGCTGAAGCTCGAATGGCTGTACCGGATTTCCAGTCATCCGCGCGGATTGGAGAAATTAAAGGACTTGTTCCTTTTTGCGTCGCTCGTCTTACGGAAAAAAACTCATTTGTAA